Sequence from the Gemmatimonadota bacterium genome:
GGGGGCGGGGGCGACGGCGATCAGTTCGCAGCGATCGTGCGGCACCTGGTTGCTGAGCGCATCGGAAACCAGTTGCACGAGGTCGCCACCCTCACGGGCGCGGCCGATCGCTTCGAGCACGCCTTCGGTGACGTTGGCAATGATCGCGCTCCGCTCGTCGGCCACTGGCCCCGGAACCACCCATGAGAAGGCGGCGAGGCGTCGGCACGCGGTCGCGAGTTGCGCCGCGGTGCGGTGGAGGAGGCGCAGGTCGGCGAGGGTGTGGGCGTCGTTCCGGAGTGAGCCGATCAGCAACAACCCCACGTCCTGCATCTCGGCGCGGATCGGCACCGCCAGCACCGACGAATAGCCGGCGGCACGGAGTCGATCCTCGAGGGCGTACAGCCCTTCCTGCGAGACCAGCGGTTCGGCGGGCGGCGGCGGCATCCGCTCGGCCGAGAGGCCGCTCGGCCCGATCAGCACGGCGCCCCCGCGGGAGGGGTAGAGCCAGAGCGCGACGATGTCGGCGGCGACGAGCCCGGCGACGGTATTGGTCAGCGCCTCGTGCCACGTCCCGAGGTCTGCCAACGACGGGCGGCGCCCCGGCCAGGTCAGGACCGGAACGAGTGCGTCGGAGGGCTGGGAGTCGTCGGCGTCC
This genomic interval carries:
- a CDS encoding GAF domain-containing protein produces the protein MATLMDADDSQPSDALVPVLTWPGRRPSLADLGTWHEALTNTVAGLVAADIVALWLYPSRGGAVLIGPSGLSAERMPPPPAEPLVSQEGLYALEDRLRAAGYSSVLAVPIRAEMQDVGLLLIGSLRNDAHTLADLRLLHRTAAQLATACRRLAAFSWVVPGPVADERSAIIANVTEGVLEAIGRAREGGDLVQLVSDALSNQVPHDRCELIAVAPAPDCWALLSSSRSTSGRITLDAETTDAVDALVFHLGSRSVARIPDLRFSETPWPSLPGSHPQRVRSLLAARLDIGDEFVGWLCLGSETPAWFREEDEAVAQLAARILAARVAGWTAKAELRGAWR